The DNA segment GGAAATTCGGGTCCGGGTGCTTGCTGTTTCAGATTTGTCTTTGTGGGAGCGCTTTACAAGCGCGATGGTCAGAGGCAGGGCAGTCGCCGTGGCAAGGATCTCCCATGAGTCCTTCGAACAGCGCCGGGTACGCGCCCCTTGCGCTTTTTGAATCGGGCTCCCTTGATCCTGACGAAGTATGCCCGCAACTGGTAAGATACCGCTCTTTACCGTGGCGGCGGCCGGGTTTCCCTTATTTTTACGTGGCGTTTGGCGGCAGGATTATGCAGATCATTGTTAATGGCGAGCAGAAACAGATCGAGTCAGGTCTGACGGCGGCGGCGCTGGTCGAGCAGATGGGCCTGGGCGGGCGGCGTATCGCCATGGAGGTGAATCTGGAGATCCTGCCGCGCAGCCGCTATGGCGAGCATACCTTTACCGACGGTGACCGGGTGGAAATCGTCCATGCCGTGGGTGGCGGTTGACCTGTCTCGCTGCCCGAGAGGGTATAATCTTTTTTTTCACCCGCCCGATTTTCAGGAAGGATTATGAGCAGCAGTAAACAAGATACCCCGTTGACCATTGCCGGCAGGGAATACCACTCCCGCCT comes from the Thiohalophilus sp. genome and includes:
- the thiS gene encoding sulfur carrier protein ThiS, translating into MQIIVNGEQKQIESGLTAAALVEQMGLGGRRIAMEVNLEILPRSRYGEHTFTDGDRVEIVHAVGGG